A window from Ictalurus punctatus breed USDA103 unplaced genomic scaffold, Coco_2.0 Super-Scaffold_100046, whole genome shotgun sequence encodes these proteins:
- the LOC108261894 gene encoding histone H3 — MARTKQTARKSTGGKAPRKQLATKAARKSAPATGGVKKPHRYRPGTVALREIRRYQKSTELLIRKLPFQRLVREIAQDFKTDLRFQSSAVMALQEASEAYLVGLFEDTNLCAIHAKRVTIMPKDIQLARRIRGERA; from the coding sequence AtggcaagaaccaagcagaccgCCCGTAAGTCCACCGGTGGCAAGGCGCCAAGGAAGCAGCTCGCCACTAAGGCTGCCCGCAAGAGCGCGCCGGCTACCGGCGGCGTGAAGAAGCCTCACCGTTACAGGCCCGGCACCGTGGCTCTGAGGGAGATCCGCCGTTATCAGAAGTCTACTGAGCTGCTCATCCGCAAGCTGCCCTTCCAGCGCCTGGTGAGAGAAATCGCTCAGGACTTCAAGACCGACTTGCGTTTCCAGAGCTCGGCCGTCATGGCCCTGCAGGAGGCGAGCGAGGCATACCTGGTCGGTCTGTTCGAGGACACCAATCTGTGCGCTATCCacgccaagagagtgaccatcatgcccaaggatattcagctggcccgccgtattcgcggagaacgcgcttaa
- the LOC108261826 gene encoding histone H1, which produces MAEVAPAPAAAPAKAPKKKAAPRAKKAGPSVGELIVKAVSSSKERSGVSLAALKKALAAGGYDVEKNNSRVKIAVKGLVTKGTLVQTKGTGASGSFKLNKKQTEDKKPVKKAAPKAKKPAAAKKPKKVAAKKPAAAAKKSPKKAKKPTAAAKKATKSPKKAKKPATPKKAAKSPKKAKAVKPKTAKPKAKKAAPKKK; this is translated from the coding sequence ATGGCAGAAGTCGCACCCGCTCCCGCCGCCGCGCCGGCCAAAGCGCCCAAGAAGAAAGCAGCTCCGAGAGCAAAAAAAGCCGGCCCTAGCGTCGGCGAGCTGATCGTCAAAGCCGTTTCCTCGTCTAAGGAGAGGAGCGGCGTGTCTCTCGCTGCTCTGAAGAAAGCGCTGGCTGCCGGCGGATACGATGTGGAGAAGAACAACTCCCGCGTCAAGATCGCCGTTAAGGGTCTCGTGACTAAAGGCActctggtgcagaccaaagggaCCGGCGCGTCTGGCTCTTTCAAGCTGAACAAGAAGCAGACCGAAGACAAGAAGCCCGTGAAGAAAGCCGCGCCCAAAGCGAAAAAGCCCGCCGCGGCTAAGAAGCCCAAGAAGGTAGCGGCCAAGAAACCCGCCGCCGCGGCCAAGAAGTCTCCTAAGAAGGCGAAGAAGCCCACAGCCGCCGCAAAGAAAGCCACCAAGAGCCCGAAGAAGGCGAAAAAGCCCGCGACCCCTAAAAAGGCAGCCAAGAGCCCCAAGAAAGCGAAAGCTGTCAAGCCCAAGACCGCAAAGCCTAAAGCGAAGAAGGCAGCACccaaaaagaagtaa
- the LOC108261893 gene encoding histone H2A, producing the protein MSGRGKTGGKARAKAKTRSSRAGLQFPVGRVHRLLRKGNYAERVGAGAPVYLAAVLEYLTAEILELAGNAARDNKKTRIIPRHLQLAVRNDEELNKLLGGVTIAQGGVLPNIQAVLLPKKTEKAVKTK; encoded by the coding sequence ATGagtggcagaggaaaaactGGCGGAAAAGCTAGAGCTAAGGCCAAGACTCGTTCATCCAgggctggacttcagttccccgtGGGACGTGTGCACAGGCTTCTGCGTAAAGGCAACTATGCCGAGCGCGTCGGTGCCGGCGCTCCGGTCTACCTGGCCGCAGTGTTAGAGTATCTGACCGCTGAGATCCTGGAGTTGGCCGGTAACGCCGCCCGTGATAATAAGAAGACCCGTATCATTCCCCGCCACTTACAGCTCGCCGTGCGTAACGACGAGGAGCTGAACAAACTGCTCGGCGGAGTGACCATCGCTCAGGGTGGTGTGCTACCGAACATTCAGGCTGTGCTTCTGCCTAAAAAGACCGAGAAGGCCGTTAAGACCAAGTAA